The Paracoccus sp. MC1862 genome includes a window with the following:
- a CDS encoding CTP synthase, with the protein MARYIFITGGVVSSLGKGLASAALGALLQARGYTVRLRKLDPYLNVDPGTMSPFEHGEVFVTDDGAETDLDLGHYERFTGVSARRTDTVSAGRIYSNVLEKERRGEYLGKTIQVIPHVTNEIKDFLAVGEDEVDFMLCEIGGTVGDIEGLPFFEAIRQFSQDRPRGQCILMHLTLLPYLAASGELKTKPTQHSVRELRAIGLAPDVLVCRSEQLIPDRERAKIALFCNVRPDAVIPAYDLKSIYEAPMAYHRAGLDRAVLDAFQISPAPKPDLRKWEDVMDRLTNAEGEVRIAIVGKYTQLEDAYKSISEALTHGGMANRVRVRPEWIAAEDLEAEDGIHLLDGFHGIIVPGGFGERGTEGMIAAAKYAREKHVPYLGICLGMQMAVVEAARNLAGIEDAGSEEFDHEAGQNRFTPVVYHLKEWVQGNYKVQRKPSDDKGGTMRLGAYTAVLKPGSRVSEVYDGATEIEDRHRHRYEVDVAYRDQLESCGMVFSGMSPDGRLPEVVEIEGHPWFVGVQAHPELKSKPFAPAPLFADFVRAAKEQERMV; encoded by the coding sequence ATGGCGCGTTACATCTTCATCACCGGCGGCGTCGTGTCCTCGCTGGGCAAGGGGCTGGCCTCGGCGGCGCTGGGCGCGCTGCTGCAGGCGCGGGGCTATACGGTGCGGCTGCGGAAGCTGGACCCCTATCTGAACGTCGATCCGGGCACGATGTCGCCCTTTGAACATGGCGAGGTCTTCGTCACCGACGACGGCGCGGAAACCGACCTCGACCTTGGCCATTACGAACGCTTCACCGGCGTCTCGGCCCGCCGCACCGATACCGTCAGCGCGGGGCGCATCTATTCCAACGTGCTGGAAAAGGAACGCCGGGGCGAATACCTCGGCAAGACCATACAAGTGATCCCGCACGTCACCAACGAGATCAAGGACTTCCTCGCCGTGGGCGAGGACGAGGTCGATTTCATGCTGTGCGAGATCGGCGGCACCGTCGGCGACATCGAGGGCCTGCCCTTCTTCGAGGCGATCCGCCAGTTTTCGCAGGACCGCCCGCGCGGGCAGTGCATCCTGATGCACCTGACGCTGCTGCCTTATCTGGCCGCCAGCGGCGAGCTGAAGACCAAGCCCACCCAGCACAGCGTCCGCGAACTGCGCGCGATCGGCCTTGCCCCCGACGTGCTGGTCTGCCGGTCCGAGCAACTGATCCCCGACCGTGAGCGCGCCAAGATCGCGCTGTTCTGCAACGTGCGGCCCGACGCGGTGATCCCCGCCTATGACCTCAAGTCGATCTACGAGGCGCCGATGGCCTATCACCGCGCGGGTCTGGACCGGGCCGTGCTGGACGCCTTCCAGATCAGCCCCGCCCCCAAGCCCGACCTGCGCAAGTGGGAGGACGTGATGGACCGCCTGACCAATGCGGAAGGAGAGGTCCGCATCGCCATCGTCGGCAAATACACGCAGCTTGAGGATGCGTACAAATCCATCTCCGAGGCGCTGACCCATGGCGGCATGGCCAATCGCGTCCGCGTTCGCCCCGAATGGATCGCCGCCGAGGATCTCGAGGCAGAGGACGGCATCCACCTGCTGGACGGCTTCCACGGCATCATCGTCCCCGGCGGCTTCGGCGAGCGGGGCACGGAAGGCATGATCGCGGCCGCGAAATACGCGCGGGAAAAGCACGTCCCCTACTTGGGCATCTGCCTGGGGATGCAGATGGCGGTGGTCGAGGCTGCCCGCAATCTTGCGGGGATCGAGGATGCAGGGTCCGAGGAGTTCGACCACGAGGCGGGCCAGAACCGTTTCACCCCGGTCGTCTATCACCTCAAGGAATGGGTGCAGGGCAATTACAAGGTCCAGCGCAAGCCTAGCGACGACAAGGGCGGCACCATGCGGTTGGGCGCCTATACGGCGGTGCTGAAGCCCGGCAGCCGCGTCTCCGAGGTTTATGACGGCGCGACCGAGATCGAAGACCGCCACCGCCACCGCTATGAGGTCGACGTGGCCTATCGCGACCAGCTTGAATCCTGTGGGATGGTCTTCTCGGGCATGTCCCCGGACGGCCGCCTGCCCGAGGTGGTCGAGATCGAGGGCCACCCCTGGTTCGTTGGCGTTCAGGCGCATCCCGAGCTGAAATCCAAACCCTTCGCTCCGGCGCCCCTGTTTGCGGACTTCGTGCGCGCCGCGAAGGAGCAGGAACGGATGGTGTGA
- the secG gene encoding preprotein translocase subunit SecG — MENVVLTVHLVLALLLIGVVLLQRSEGGGLGMGGGGGGVMTGRQAANALTKATWIIAAAFLVTSIALTVIAARNSVGASVVDRIAPMGTPAPATGLPNLPAYTPPPAAGQPVLPPGAASAPVTAPAEGPVTPPEPAASVPADAPAAAEAAAPAGSAGNVTTQTVPIAPAPAN; from the coding sequence GTGGAAAACGTCGTCCTGACCGTGCATCTCGTCCTCGCCCTGCTGCTGATCGGCGTGGTGCTGCTGCAGCGGTCCGAAGGCGGCGGCCTTGGCATGGGCGGCGGTGGCGGCGGAGTCATGACCGGCCGACAGGCGGCGAATGCGCTGACCAAGGCGACCTGGATCATCGCGGCGGCCTTTCTTGTCACCTCGATCGCGCTGACGGTGATCGCAGCGCGGAACTCGGTCGGCGCCTCGGTCGTGGACCGCATCGCGCCGATGGGGACCCCTGCGCCGGCGACCGGGCTGCCGAACCTTCCGGCCTATACGCCGCCCCCGGCAGCGGGACAGCCGGTGCTGCCGCCGGGTGCCGCGTCTGCGCCCGTGACGGCGCCGGCCGAGGGTCCGGTGACACCGCCAGAACCCGCGGCTTCGGTCCCGGCAGATGCGCCTGCGGCAGCGGAAGCCGCCGCTCCGGCCGGGTCTGCCGGCAACGTCACCACGCAGACCGTGCCGATCGCTCCTGCGCCCGCCAACTGA
- the hisA gene encoding 1-(5-phosphoribosyl)-5-[(5-phosphoribosylamino)methylideneamino]imidazole-4-carboxamide isomerase: MILYPAIDLKDGACVRLLRGDMEAATVFGTDPAAQARAFQDAGAEWLHLVDLNGAFAGQPVNGTAVEAILAAVNVPVQLGGGIRDMATIEGWLDRGVRRVILGTVAVENPVLVTEAARLFPERVAVGIDARKGRVATRGWAEDTEVMATDLARRFEDAGVAAIIYTDIDRDGAMEGPNVAATAALARAVSIPVIASGGVSRLSDLIELRDTGVIAGAISGRALYDGALDLGEALAALR; the protein is encoded by the coding sequence ATGATCCTTTACCCTGCCATCGACCTGAAGGACGGCGCCTGCGTGCGGCTTCTGCGCGGCGACATGGAGGCCGCGACCGTCTTCGGCACCGACCCGGCGGCACAGGCCCGCGCCTTCCAGGACGCAGGCGCTGAATGGCTGCATCTGGTGGACCTGAACGGCGCCTTCGCGGGCCAGCCGGTGAATGGCACGGCGGTCGAGGCGATCCTTGCGGCTGTGAACGTCCCCGTCCAGTTGGGCGGCGGCATCCGCGACATGGCAACGATCGAGGGCTGGCTGGACCGCGGCGTGCGCCGGGTGATCCTGGGCACCGTGGCTGTCGAGAACCCCGTTCTTGTGACCGAAGCCGCGCGGCTTTTCCCCGAACGGGTCGCCGTGGGCATCGACGCTCGCAAGGGCCGGGTTGCGACACGCGGCTGGGCCGAGGACACCGAGGTCATGGCAACCGATCTCGCCCGCCGCTTCGAGGACGCGGGCGTGGCCGCGATCATCTATACCGACATCGACCGCGATGGCGCGATGGAAGGGCCGAATGTCGCGGCGACGGCGGCGTTGGCCCGCGCGGTGTCGATTCCGGTGATCGCTTCGGGCGGAGTGTCGCGGCTGTCGGACCTGATCGAGCTGCGGGATACCGGCGTGATCGCCGGGGCAATCTCGGGGCGGGCGCTTTACGACGGGGCGCTGGATCTGGGCGAAGCTTTGGCGGCGCTGCGCTGA
- a CDS encoding DUF2147 domain-containing protein, with protein MRTITLAAAFTMAATAALAADPIEGVWQTQPDEGSVALVQIVPCGGAYCGTIVKTYKGQQEYQSPNIGKQIVIGMAPAGRDAYAGKVLRPADNKTYNGKAQVSGGSMKLSGCVAGGLICRSQTWTRLK; from the coding sequence ATGAGAACCATCACGCTCGCCGCCGCCTTCACCATGGCCGCCACGGCCGCGCTGGCGGCCGATCCGATCGAGGGAGTCTGGCAGACGCAACCCGACGAAGGCTCGGTCGCGCTGGTCCAGATCGTGCCTTGCGGCGGGGCCTATTGCGGGACCATCGTCAAGACCTACAAGGGGCAGCAGGAATACCAGTCCCCGAACATCGGCAAGCAGATCGTGATCGGCATGGCGCCTGCGGGCCGGGACGCCTATGCGGGGAAGGTGCTGCGGCCCGCAGACAACAAGACCTACAACGGCAAGGCGCAGGTCAGCGGCGGCTCGATGAAGCTGTCGGGCTGCGTCGCGGGCGGGCTGATCTGCAGGTCGCAGACCTGGACCAGGTTGAAATAG